One genomic window of Medicago truncatula cultivar Jemalong A17 chromosome 1, MtrunA17r5.0-ANR, whole genome shotgun sequence includes the following:
- the LOC11419828 gene encoding pentatricopeptide repeat-containing protein At3g48810: MNLRNGCSLLLKPRKSPTPFVLATNPNPEKANSLNVCPVSESHVVKVLRQEHDIVSSLEYFKSLSNSGTFKHTHLTYETMIDKLGRNNEMDGVSYLLQQMKLENVPCSQELFQFVIKCYRRSNLGEQGLKMFYRIREFGCEPSVKIYNLVLDALLSQNLFKMINALYNNMKSEGLEPNVFTYNVLLKALCQNGKVDGACKLLVEMSNKGCDPDDVSYTTVISSMCKLGDVDKARELAMKFEPVVPVYNALIHGVCKECRFKEAFDLMNEMVDRGVDPNVISYSTVISCLSDMGNVELSLAVFGRMFVRGCRPNVQTFTSLIKGFFVRGRVGDAVGLWNLMIREGVSPNVVAYNTLIHGLCSDGNMDEAISVWNQMEKDSIRPNVTTYSTIIYGFAKSGDLVSACETWNKMINCGCRPNVVVYTCMVDVLCQMSMFDQAFDLIDNMISDGCPPTVITFNNFIKGLCRAGRVEWAMNVLDQMEKYECLPNIRTYNELLDGLFRANAFREACGLIRELEERKVEFDCVTYNTIMYGFSFNGMHQQVLQLLGKMLVNGIKLDTITVNTTVNAYCKLGKVKTAIKVLDNISAEKEFRADIITHTIILWGICNWLGTEEAVVYLHEMLKRGIFPNIATWNVLVRGFFSKLGHMGPIRILDDIIGSSIM, translated from the coding sequence ATGAATTTGAGAAATGGTTGTTCCTTATTGCTAAAACCACGCAAATCTCCAACCCCATTTGTTCTTGCCACAAACCCAAATCCTGAAAAAGCCAACAGCCTTAACGTTTGTCCTGTTTCAGAATCCCATGTTGTTAAAGTGTTGAGACAAGAACATGATATTGTTTCATCACTTGAATACTTCAAATCTTTGTCAAATTCAGGTACTTTCAAACACACCCATTTAACATACGAAACTATGATTGATAAGCTTGGTAGAAACAATGAAATGGATGGTGTTTCGTATCTTTTACAACAAATGAAGTTAGAAAATGTACCATGTTCTCAAGAGTTGTTTCAGTTTGTTATCAAGTGTTATAGGAGATCAAATTTAGGTGAACAAGGTTTGAAAATGTTTTATAGGATTAGAGAATTTGGTTGTGAACCTAGTGTTAAGATTTATAATCTTGTTTTGGATGCTTTGCTTAGTCAAAacttgtttaagatgattaatgcGCTTTATAATAACATGAAAAGTGAAGGGTTGGAGCCGAATGTGTTTACATATAATGTTCTTCTTAAGGCTCTTTGTCAAAACGGGAAGGTTGATGGTGCATGTAAGTTGCTTGTTGAAATGTCGAATAAGGGTTGTGATCCGGATGATGTTAGTTATACTACCGTGATCTCTTCTATGTGTAAATTGGGGGATGTGGATAAAGCGAGAGAGTTGGCGATGAAATTTGAACCTGTTGTGCCGGTTTATAATGCTTTGATTCATGGAGTGTGTAAAGAGTGTAGGTTTAAGGAGGCGTTTGATTTGATGAATGAGATGGTGGATAGAGGTGTTGATCCGAATGTTATTAGTTACTCGACTGTTATTAGTTGTCTTTCTGATATGGGGAATGTTGAATTGTCGCTTGCAGTTTTCGGCCGAATGTTTGTGAGAGGATGCAGACCTAATGTTCAGACATTTACTTCTTTGATAAAAGGTTTTTTCGTGCGAGGGAGAGTAGGTGATGCTGTTGGTTTGTGGAATCTCATGATCCGAGAGGGAGTTAGTCCAAATGTCGTCGCATACAACACTCTCATACATGGTCTTTGCTCCGATGGGAATATGGATGAAGCAATATCTGTATGGAATCAGATGGAGAAAGATTCTATTCGTCCGAACGTGACCACATATAGCACTATCATATATGGTTTTGCAAAATCGGGGGATTTGGTTAGTGCTTGTGAAACATGGAACAAGATGATAAATTGTGGTTGCCGTCCAAATGTTGTGGTGTACACCTGCATGGTGGATGTCCTTTGTCAGATGTCTATGTTCGATCAAGCTTTTGATCTTATTGATAATATGATTTCTGATGGTTGTCCTCCAACTGTTATTACATTCAACAACTTTATCAAGGGTTTATGTCGTGCCGGAAGAGTAGAATGGGCGATGAATGTGCTTGATCAGATGGAGAAATATGAATGTTTACCTAATATCAGAACGTATAATGAATTATTGGATGGTCTCTTTCGGGCGAATGCATTCAGAGAGGCTTGTGGACTTATAAGGGAGTTGGAAGAAAGGAAAGTGGAGTTTGATTGTGTCACTTACAACACTATCATGTATGGTTTTTCTTTTAATGGAATGCATCAACAGGTTTTGCAGCTTTTGGGGAAAATGTTGGTAAATGGAATAAAGCTGGATACCATTACGGTTAATACAACTGTTAATGCATATTGTAAGTTGGGTAAGGTTAAAACTGCTATCAAGGTTTTGGATAATATCTCTGCTGAGAAGGAATTTCGTGCAGACATAATAACACATACCATTATTTTGTGGGGTATCTGTAACTGGTTAGGCACTGAAGAGGCTGTTGTGTATCTTCATGAAATGTTGAAGAGAGGAATCTTTCCCAATATTGCCACTTGGAATGTGTTGGTTCGAGGGTTCTTTAGTAAGTTGGGTCATATGGGACCAATCCGCATTTTGGATGATATTATTGGGAGCTCAATAATGTAG